Proteins from one Deltaproteobacteria bacterium genomic window:
- the pgeF gene encoding peptidoglycan editing factor PgeF, which translates to MIPLLRSALLRVSHGFSTRAGGVSPEPYAQLNLGRKVGDAPANVAENGRRFFEATGARALACLDQVHGDRVLELAEGRPDLSPLGEADAAITRTPGLALCIGTADCLPILIHAPDVGWVGAAHAGWRGAELRIGARVVEALVAKGASAAKMQAVLGPCIRRCCYEVSEELAQRFARAFGDAVVDRTHEKPHLDIALASRLALEQAGVLPSAIEDLGLCTACDSEQFFSHRRDRGQTGRMLAFIALP; encoded by the coding sequence ATGATCCCCCTGCTGCGCTCGGCCCTGCTGCGCGTGTCGCACGGTTTCTCGACGCGTGCGGGCGGCGTGAGCCCGGAGCCGTACGCGCAGCTCAACCTGGGTCGCAAGGTCGGCGACGCGCCCGCGAACGTGGCCGAGAACGGCCGTCGCTTCTTCGAGGCCACGGGTGCGCGCGCGCTGGCGTGTCTGGACCAGGTGCACGGCGACCGCGTGCTGGAGCTCGCCGAGGGAAGGCCGGATCTCTCACCGCTCGGCGAAGCGGACGCGGCCATCACGCGCACGCCCGGGCTCGCGCTCTGCATTGGCACCGCCGATTGCTTGCCGATTCTGATCCACGCGCCCGACGTCGGTTGGGTGGGCGCGGCGCACGCGGGCTGGCGGGGTGCGGAGCTGCGCATCGGCGCGCGCGTGGTGGAGGCGCTGGTGGCGAAGGGCGCGAGCGCGGCGAAAATGCAGGCGGTGTTGGGGCCGTGCATTCGGCGCTGCTGCTACGAGGTGTCGGAGGAGCTGGCGCAGAGGTTCGCGCGTGCGTTTGGCGACGCGGTCGTCGACCGGACGCATGAGAAGCCGCACCTCGACATCGCGCTCGCGTCGCGGTTGGCGCTCGAGCAGGCCGGAGTTCTCCCGAGCGCGATCGAAGACCTCGGCTTGTGCACCGCGTGCGACTCGGAGCAGTTCTTCTCGCACCGCCGTGATCGCGGACAGACCGGGCGCATGCTGGCGTTCATCGCGCTGCCGTGA
- a CDS encoding diguanylate cyclase, translating into MAPHDDSTPASPASTARPPSRSGQVPRSSFLHALGLPTTSIGRKIALTVALPVSLAVLLGVAVLWRNALQSAEEDSVEEGSALADLVATSFNLATRADPEPHAAVVAALHTDWKLLSSVKGVRVVDPHGAVRWSRQTEEQGQKLLDPSSFLDQPTATHAGGRFVVPVGGASCASCHAGDSMRLGYVVMDLKPPRQLSTIDDSYRFAMGGVVAFSVIFLGLMTFSLRRFVTRPVKRLTQAMDRAKTGDFLVRVPVETDDEVGELAADFNATLARITELKVAEIETGRDLERMQRELALKQELEAANGRLQTRIRELQLLFEVTRSVNSTLELEPLLNLISELVGKALGFAEFSVMLVDGQELVLHSGFGETVLPGEVRFKMGEGAAGEAAEKLTEIYVEDVAKDARFIRRADERGSLLCVPMIVKDELVGVLNFRKREVGAFGPDDVRLLKSVANQSAMAIVNARLYQATVELSITDALTGAFNRRHLFSRLEMELLRAQRFGHPLGVVMIDIDHFKHFNDTNGHPAGDEVLRRASALFKAQLRKLDVLARYGGEEFFVVLPQTSKVEALEAAEKLRRAVERTEFPCGEKQPGGKVTISVGVASFPEDASELEVLIDAVDSALYQSKRGGRNKVTAFAKGMEEHPGRERGKKAAAQARGEQAPAVITATEAMQAAGEPKEDRRTR; encoded by the coding sequence ATGGCCCCCCACGACGACAGCACGCCCGCCAGCCCCGCCTCCACCGCCCGGCCGCCCTCGCGATCGGGTCAGGTGCCGCGGTCGAGCTTCCTGCACGCGCTGGGGCTGCCGACGACGAGCATCGGCCGCAAGATCGCGCTCACGGTGGCGCTGCCGGTGAGCCTGGCGGTGCTCCTGGGCGTGGCGGTGCTCTGGCGCAACGCGCTCCAGAGCGCCGAGGAAGACTCGGTCGAAGAGGGCTCGGCGCTCGCCGACCTCGTGGCCACCTCCTTCAACCTGGCCACCCGGGCCGATCCCGAGCCGCACGCGGCTGTCGTCGCCGCGCTGCACACCGACTGGAAGCTGCTCTCGAGCGTGAAGGGCGTGCGCGTGGTGGATCCCCACGGCGCCGTGCGCTGGAGCCGGCAGACGGAGGAGCAGGGTCAGAAGCTGCTCGATCCTTCGAGCTTCCTCGACCAGCCCACGGCCACGCACGCGGGGGGCCGCTTCGTGGTTCCGGTGGGCGGCGCCTCGTGCGCGAGCTGCCACGCCGGCGACTCCATGCGGCTGGGCTACGTGGTGATGGATCTCAAGCCGCCGCGCCAGCTCTCCACCATCGATGATTCGTACCGCTTCGCCATGGGCGGCGTGGTCGCGTTCAGCGTGATCTTTCTGGGGTTGATGACGTTCTCGCTGCGGCGGTTCGTCACCCGGCCGGTGAAGCGGCTCACCCAGGCCATGGATCGCGCGAAGACCGGCGACTTCCTGGTGCGCGTGCCCGTGGAGACCGACGACGAGGTCGGCGAGCTCGCCGCCGACTTCAACGCCACGCTCGCGCGCATCACGGAATTGAAAGTCGCCGAGATCGAGACCGGCCGCGACCTGGAGCGCATGCAGCGCGAGCTGGCCCTGAAGCAGGAGCTCGAGGCCGCCAACGGCCGGCTGCAGACGCGCATCCGGGAGCTGCAGCTGCTCTTCGAGGTGACGCGCTCCGTGAACTCCACGCTGGAGCTGGAGCCGCTGCTGAACCTCATCTCCGAGCTGGTGGGCAAGGCGCTGGGCTTCGCCGAGTTCTCGGTGATGCTCGTCGACGGCCAGGAGCTGGTGCTCCACTCGGGCTTCGGCGAGACGGTGTTGCCGGGCGAGGTGCGCTTCAAGATGGGCGAGGGCGCCGCGGGCGAGGCGGCTGAGAAGCTCACCGAGATCTACGTCGAGGACGTGGCCAAGGACGCGCGCTTCATCCGCCGCGCCGATGAGCGTGGCTCGCTGCTCTGCGTGCCCATGATCGTGAAGGACGAGCTGGTGGGCGTGCTCAACTTCCGCAAGCGCGAGGTGGGCGCGTTCGGCCCCGACGACGTGCGCCTGCTCAAGAGCGTGGCCAACCAGTCGGCCATGGCCATCGTGAACGCGCGGCTCTACCAGGCGACCGTGGAGCTCTCGATCACCGACGCGCTCACTGGCGCCTTCAACCGCCGGCACCTCTTCTCGCGCCTGGAGATGGAGCTCCTGCGCGCGCAGCGCTTCGGGCACCCGCTCGGCGTGGTGATGATCGACATCGATCACTTCAAGCACTTCAACGACACCAACGGCCACCCCGCGGGCGACGAGGTGCTGCGGCGCGCCTCGGCGCTCTTCAAGGCCCAGCTCCGCAAGCTCGACGTGCTCGCGCGCTACGGCGGCGAGGAGTTCTTCGTGGTGCTGCCGCAGACGAGCAAGGTGGAGGCGCTGGAGGCCGCGGAGAAGCTGCGCCGCGCGGTGGAGCGCACCGAGTTCCCCTGCGGCGAGAAGCAGCCGGGCGGCAAGGTCACGATCTCGGTCGGCGTGGCCAGCTTCCCCGAGGACGCCAGCGAGCTCGAGGTGCTCATCGACGCGGTGGACTCGGCGCTCTACCAGTCCAAGCGCGGCGGCCGGAACAAGGTCACCGCGTTCGCCAAAGGCATGGAGGAGCACCCGGGACGCGAGCGCGGCAAGAAGGCCGCCGCGCAGGCGCGGGGTGAGCAGGCGCCAGCGGTGATCACGGCGACCGAGGCGATGCAGGCCGCGGGCGAGCCGAAAGAAGACCGCCGGACGCGCTGA
- a CDS encoding IgGFc-binding protein: MIRSTFVASLCLAAALLVGCGKDTLTKKPVAPALCDAGHLNTLGMCVDCTANADCDVGKQCNLVTGTCEIIPPPPVDGGRVTTCQLGALRCSPDGHAVQDCVVADGGTDWNNQQVCTGSQVCNPQTLTCAICIPGETICDTSDTASTYQRCSNDGTEFDHLDCASTDGGFGGPGFFCHQINGHIDSTDGGSPTPALATCRLCQPGSVTTGTDPDGGSDVGLLTCDSTGTSQSFQSCYPTNRFADAGAGVPPTQCERPVCYPGQDQCADSSGHVNNPNTSPSRQTCNSDGSGWVQADCTSGEVCGPSSGDAAHCNSPCDIADNGTSYVGCDYWGVLMSNSGLDPAFTGGVTNQGIGSNPSQFALVVGNTSSNLTAHVSVTTNGISVAPVSVAPNSTGIVYLPWQEICGTGTGNLGYHLTSDVPVTVYQFNPLASAITTTRPNSSNTSCSSDSQCQASCCTFGCSDIAQNATCTHACVSGSCTAYSYSNDASLLLPTHLLGTSYVVVAEDEESIDEGTGQLPIPGAMAVVATQDNTTVQIHFAGSALSTTQSSQTSECTSVQGNLGSVGLGNTVQYTINSGQVLHFWNGATGQPVAQGANGIGGPGVATAYLYKDDFTGSVVSSDKAVAVFGGADCTFKPYNDFACDHIEEEMFPFSTWGKTYVGVKSKTYTGATATYPDYWRIVSACGPSSCPQGTTVTVSPPMGPSRAGAACGSACTCSTNGQTTTCQLPPLVQGQTAPWIEFQHGSSFTATGDHPIVLAQYFVSESAADSNQSNPTVAVGDPSLVLAPPVEQWRSDYSVLAPTTYAQNYVSLMVYDPNHSGGSPATGAIQVDGTTVPAGEWNNVPSTNYYTAVHALSNSGNGGHTINAANGVKVGAVVYGYDSYVSYGYTGGLDLQAITTITPGN, encoded by the coding sequence ATGATCCGTTCCACGTTCGTTGCTTCGCTCTGCCTCGCGGCGGCGCTCCTCGTCGGCTGCGGCAAGGACACGCTCACCAAGAAGCCGGTGGCCCCGGCGCTCTGCGACGCCGGCCACCTCAACACGCTGGGCATGTGCGTGGACTGCACCGCCAACGCCGACTGCGACGTGGGCAAGCAGTGCAACCTGGTCACCGGGACGTGCGAGATCATCCCGCCCCCGCCGGTCGACGGCGGGCGCGTGACCACCTGCCAGCTCGGCGCCCTGCGCTGCTCGCCCGACGGCCACGCGGTTCAGGACTGCGTGGTGGCGGACGGCGGCACCGACTGGAACAACCAGCAGGTCTGCACCGGCTCGCAGGTCTGCAACCCGCAGACGCTCACCTGCGCCATCTGCATCCCCGGCGAGACCATCTGCGACACCTCGGACACCGCCTCCACGTACCAGCGCTGCAGCAACGACGGCACCGAGTTCGACCACCTCGACTGCGCGTCGACCGACGGCGGGTTCGGCGGCCCGGGCTTCTTCTGCCACCAGATCAACGGGCACATCGACTCGACCGACGGCGGCTCGCCCACGCCGGCGCTCGCCACCTGCCGGCTTTGCCAGCCGGGCAGCGTCACCACCGGCACCGACCCCGACGGCGGCTCCGACGTGGGCCTGCTGACCTGCGACTCCACCGGAACCAGCCAGAGCTTCCAGAGCTGCTACCCCACCAACCGGTTCGCGGATGCGGGCGCCGGCGTGCCGCCCACGCAGTGTGAGCGCCCCGTCTGCTACCCGGGCCAGGATCAGTGCGCCGACTCGAGCGGCCACGTGAACAACCCCAACACCTCGCCCTCGCGGCAGACGTGCAACAGCGACGGTTCGGGTTGGGTGCAGGCAGACTGCACCTCCGGCGAGGTCTGCGGCCCGAGCTCCGGCGACGCGGCGCACTGCAACTCGCCCTGCGACATCGCCGACAACGGCACCAGCTACGTGGGCTGCGATTACTGGGGCGTGTTGATGTCGAACTCCGGCCTCGACCCCGCATTCACGGGCGGCGTCACGAACCAAGGTATCGGCAGCAACCCCAGCCAGTTCGCGCTCGTGGTCGGCAACACCAGCAGCAACCTCACCGCGCACGTGTCGGTGACCACCAACGGCATCTCCGTGGCGCCCGTCTCGGTGGCGCCGAACTCCACGGGCATCGTGTACCTGCCCTGGCAGGAGATCTGTGGCACTGGCACTGGAAACCTGGGCTACCACCTCACGAGCGACGTGCCTGTCACGGTGTACCAATTCAACCCGCTGGCCTCGGCGATCACCACGACCCGGCCGAACAGCAGCAACACCAGCTGCAGCTCCGACAGCCAATGCCAGGCCTCGTGCTGTACGTTCGGTTGCAGCGATATTGCGCAGAATGCCACTTGCACCCACGCCTGCGTTTCGGGTTCGTGTACCGCCTATTCCTACTCGAACGACGCGTCGCTCTTGCTGCCCACCCATCTGTTGGGCACGAGCTACGTTGTCGTGGCGGAGGATGAAGAGAGCATCGACGAGGGCACGGGCCAACTCCCCATTCCGGGTGCCATGGCTGTGGTGGCCACGCAGGACAACACCACCGTCCAGATCCACTTCGCGGGCTCGGCACTGTCCACGACTCAGTCGTCGCAGACCAGTGAGTGCACCAGCGTCCAGGGCAACCTCGGCTCCGTGGGCTTGGGCAACACCGTGCAGTACACGATCAACTCCGGCCAGGTGCTGCACTTCTGGAACGGCGCCACGGGCCAACCGGTGGCGCAGGGCGCGAACGGCATCGGGGGACCAGGAGTTGCCACGGCGTACCTCTACAAGGACGACTTCACCGGCTCGGTGGTGAGCAGCGACAAGGCGGTGGCCGTCTTCGGCGGCGCGGACTGCACCTTCAAGCCGTACAACGACTTCGCCTGCGACCACATCGAAGAGGAGATGTTCCCCTTCAGCACCTGGGGCAAGACGTACGTGGGCGTGAAGAGCAAGACGTACACCGGCGCGACGGCGACGTACCCCGACTACTGGCGCATCGTGTCCGCGTGCGGCCCGTCGAGCTGCCCTCAGGGCACCACGGTGACGGTGTCGCCGCCCATGGGCCCTTCTCGCGCGGGCGCGGCCTGCGGCTCGGCCTGCACTTGCTCCACCAACGGCCAGACCACCACCTGCCAGCTCCCGCCGCTGGTCCAGGGCCAGACGGCGCCGTGGATCGAGTTCCAGCACGGCAGCTCGTTCACGGCCACGGGTGATCACCCCATCGTTCTCGCCCAGTACTTCGTCTCGGAGAGCGCGGCAGACAGCAATCAGAGCAACCCTACGGTCGCCGTGGGCGATCCTTCGCTGGTGTTGGCGCCGCCTGTGGAGCAGTGGCGCAGCGACTACAGCGTGCTCGCGCCGACGACGTACGCGCAGAACTACGTGAGCCTGATGGTGTACGACCCCAACCACAGCGGCGGCAGCCCGGCCACGGGCGCCATCCAGGTGGACGGCACCACGGTGCCCGCGGGCGAGTGGAACAACGTGCCGAGCACCAACTACTACACGGCTGTGCACGCGCTCTCGAACTCTGGCAACGGCGGCCACACCATCAACGCCGCGAACGGCGTGAAGGTGGGCGCGGTGGTCTACGGCTACGACTCGTACGTGTCGTACGGCTACACCGGCGGCCTGGATCTCCAGGCGATCACCACGATCACGCCCGGCAACTAG